The Nodosilinea sp. PGN35 genome has a window encoding:
- a CDS encoding threonine/serine dehydratase, translating to MSQNHQVAIAVPSLETLVATISATEPTLRPYGVETPLELSIALSQLSQCQVLLKLENLQRTGSFKVRGALAKLLSLTPEQRHGGVVAASSGNHGAAVAYGLSQLGIAGQIWVPETVSPTKLAAIRRYGIPVQQVGNDALLTELAARCHAEETGATYVSPYNDVQVIAGQGSMGVEIARQLKDLDIDSLDAVFVAVGGGGLMSGTAAYLRSVYPKIHIVGCQPENSPVMARSVAAGHLVELESLPTLSDGTAGGIEAGAITFELCRALVDEFVLVSETEIIEAMRLFLTTQHQLLEGAAGVAIAAFLQQAQRFQGQTVAIAICGANISLPKLKSILP from the coding sequence ATGTCTCAAAACCATCAGGTGGCGATCGCTGTTCCATCCCTGGAAACCCTGGTCGCCACCATTTCAGCCACCGAGCCCACCCTGCGCCCCTACGGAGTCGAAACGCCCCTAGAGCTATCCATCGCCCTCAGCCAGCTCAGCCAATGTCAGGTGCTTTTGAAGCTAGAAAACCTCCAGCGCACCGGGTCGTTCAAAGTGCGGGGGGCGCTGGCCAAGCTGCTGTCGCTCACCCCAGAGCAGCGGCACGGGGGAGTGGTGGCGGCCTCCTCGGGCAACCACGGAGCAGCGGTGGCCTACGGGCTCTCGCAGCTGGGTATAGCAGGCCAGATTTGGGTACCCGAAACGGTGTCGCCCACCAAGCTAGCGGCCATTCGACGGTACGGCATTCCTGTGCAGCAGGTGGGGAACGATGCCCTGCTGACGGAGCTGGCCGCCCGCTGCCACGCCGAAGAGACAGGGGCCACCTACGTTTCGCCCTACAACGACGTCCAGGTGATTGCAGGCCAGGGCAGCATGGGGGTGGAGATCGCCCGCCAGCTCAAGGATCTGGACATCGATAGTCTAGATGCCGTGTTTGTGGCGGTGGGCGGCGGCGGGCTGATGTCCGGTACTGCCGCCTACCTGAGGTCGGTCTACCCCAAAATTCACATCGTTGGCTGCCAGCCCGAAAATTCCCCAGTGATGGCGCGATCCGTGGCGGCGGGTCATCTGGTGGAACTCGAGTCGCTGCCGACGCTCTCGGACGGCACCGCTGGCGGCATTGAAGCGGGGGCGATCACCTTTGAGCTGTGCCGCGCCCTGGTGGATGAGTTTGTGCTGGTGTCGGAAACGGAGATTATCGAGGCGATGCGGTTGTTTTTGACTACCCAGCACCAGCTCTTGGAGGGGGCGGCGGGGGTGGCGATCGC
- a CDS encoding transglutaminase family protein, giving the protein MEDYLSASDIIDWQNPEVLRLAQQLSSGRETPTAIAKACFEWVRDEIHHSVDCQMNPVTWRASDVLKHKTGYCFAKSHLLAALLRANQIPAGFCYQRLSIDDQGAPYSLHGFNAIHLPEFGWYRVDPRGNKAGVNAQFTPPREQLAYRTQISGEVDFQAILAEPLQIVVDALQSQTTWDDMLRHLPDISLETAKHYGL; this is encoded by the coding sequence ATGGAAGACTATCTAAGCGCCAGTGATATTATTGATTGGCAGAACCCTGAAGTTCTGAGGCTTGCCCAGCAGCTCTCATCAGGGAGAGAAACACCGACGGCGATCGCAAAAGCCTGCTTCGAGTGGGTGCGAGATGAAATTCATCACAGCGTTGATTGCCAGATGAACCCCGTCACCTGGCGCGCCTCTGACGTGTTAAAACATAAAACCGGCTACTGCTTTGCCAAGAGCCACCTGCTGGCAGCGCTGCTGCGGGCCAACCAGATTCCAGCTGGGTTTTGCTATCAGCGATTGAGCATTGACGACCAAGGCGCGCCGTATAGTTTGCACGGTTTCAATGCCATTCATCTACCTGAATTTGGTTGGTATAGGGTTGACCCTAGGGGCAACAAAGCAGGCGTTAATGCCCAATTTACCCCGCCTAGAGAGCAACTGGCTTACCGTACTCAGATCTCTGGCGAGGTAGATTTTCAGGCTATTCTGGCTGAGCCGCTTCAGATAGTCGTAGATGCTTTGCAGTCCCAAACCACTTGGGATGACATGCTTCGCCATTTGCCAGATATTTCGCTGGAGACTGCAAAGCACTATGGGCTTTGA
- a CDS encoding sodium-dependent transporter — MPREKWSSKAVFILAAVGSAVGLGNVWRFPYLAGQYGGGAFLIPYLIAFVVMATPILMLELAIGQKMQQGSIKSLRHMHPAFGGVGLLGVISAFLVVAYYAVVMAWCLLYLWRSLTVPWADDPKDFFFGNILQISDDVGQLGGFNWPVVAALATVWLMIYFCIWQGPKSVGKVVLYTVPIPVVVLAVLFVRSLTLPGFGAGWRLYLTPVWSAMLSPEVWTAAASQAFLGTAPLPQRGQPLAGEPLVECFD; from the coding sequence ATGCCACGGGAGAAATGGTCGTCAAAGGCCGTGTTTATTTTGGCCGCCGTCGGTTCGGCGGTGGGGTTGGGCAACGTCTGGCGCTTCCCGTACCTGGCGGGTCAGTATGGCGGTGGAGCCTTTTTGATTCCCTACCTGATCGCCTTTGTGGTGATGGCCACGCCCATTCTGATGCTGGAGCTAGCCATTGGTCAAAAAATGCAGCAGGGGTCGATCAAATCGCTGCGGCACATGCACCCGGCCTTTGGCGGGGTGGGCCTGCTGGGGGTGATTTCGGCGTTTTTGGTGGTGGCCTATTACGCGGTGGTGATGGCCTGGTGTTTGCTCTATCTGTGGCGATCGCTCACCGTGCCCTGGGCCGATGACCCAAAGGACTTTTTCTTCGGCAACATCCTCCAGATCAGCGACGACGTGGGCCAGCTAGGCGGCTTTAACTGGCCCGTGGTGGCGGCCCTGGCCACCGTCTGGTTGATGATCTACTTCTGCATCTGGCAGGGGCCGAAGAGTGTGGGTAAAGTCGTGCTCTATACGGTGCCGATCCCGGTGGTGGTGCTGGCGGTGCTGTTTGTGCGATCGCTCACGCTGCCGGGGTTTGGGGCAGGCTGGCGGCTCTACCTGACTCCGGTATGGAGCGCTATGCTGTCGCCCGAGGTCTGGACGGCGGCGGCTTCCCAGGCGTTTCTAGGGACTGCGCCGCTACCTCAACGAGGTCAGCCACTGGCCGGTGAGCCGCTGGTGGAATGTTTCGATTAA
- a CDS encoding GrpB family protein codes for MPSLYTFTDYSPDWPLAFEQAANQLRSHLGDDLVAIHHIGSTSVPGLAAKPIIDLLPVARSITAIKAKTPQLEAAGYRAWGEYGLPGRWYFTRDEDGYRTHNIHIYGQGDPDIERHLAFRDYLRNHPKVRDEYAAVKRAAYAQHPADIGGYSDHKHGWIQTVEAQALAWYRQSI; via the coding sequence ATGCCCAGCCTCTACACCTTCACCGACTACTCCCCCGACTGGCCCCTGGCCTTTGAGCAGGCGGCAAATCAACTGCGATCGCACCTGGGCGACGACCTGGTTGCCATTCACCACATCGGCAGTACCTCGGTGCCGGGGCTGGCGGCCAAGCCGATCATTGACCTGCTGCCCGTGGCCCGATCCATTACGGCCATCAAAGCAAAAACGCCCCAGCTCGAAGCCGCAGGCTACCGGGCCTGGGGCGAATACGGTCTACCGGGGCGGTGGTACTTCACCCGCGACGAGGACGGCTACCGCACCCACAACATCCACATCTACGGTCAGGGCGACCCCGATATTGAGCGCCACCTGGCCTTTCGCGACTACCTGAGAAACCACCCCAAAGTGCGCGACGAGTATGCTGCCGTCAAGCGGGCCGCCTACGCCCAACACCCGGCGGATATTGGCGGCTACAGCGACCACAAACACGGCTGGATTCAGACCGTAGAAGCCCAGGCACTGGCCTGGTATCGCCAGTCCATTTGA